One Fusarium falciforme chromosome 12, complete sequence DNA window includes the following coding sequences:
- a CDS encoding AAA domain-containing protein, whose protein sequence is MVRSAQRGRGGRGRGRRFPPIPRHFHPPPPPPPPRAAKPPRPPRDGELQYMVLKQEAERRERILADRRRVASKWRPKIPQVRKVNFENFKNRFQDVDEPDYAIDVLMGGPTTQAQIRREHGQRRREEIARLRQSYLSLKNNGSGSSQNKIDAYEKARREKKGDALQSSENEIQRIRIQSQPVLGHLTALMNDTDQRSTPRTFMRPFKALVHFQPKMKEILATLEEKWADFEELDSDQSEAVELSAGEEVDIEPEVLEAEDMGSAKGEGEDEDDGADTESLESVDSNADEDFEGLMDSPEALRDMRCYVEFIDNEILPLHSRFDGTGAEKVKFDDLWSLFRVGDLIYMPASGETGGRYHEVWRIYKTRAPDPETSYPTTGWDFFEDEHQINENSKFKISAYYIDHDGSNFGAVQRKFEIESFVGERSIESLEVFPIRYRHNHQQLLQSLKQQGRKFMDYLEDRHQQYSAWTLTRNPPSGQTEPDEEILDDQEYQKMRHPEFVESDLIVDLTEAYQKMPDWMPRFHQLTMNKSIRCEIKDDEMPIQHWFNGSRGTLAYSQSEIIQHADGVETRQRRDNLAADSFLRYRIKGSRTFETDPKALELRDEDLVLLPKRMFAYALRERRFWPIDLNFLKPVRREPGVFENLRIQSDYKDVVRGLVMSHFQKKALERKYADIATEGPSQDLIQGKGRGLVVLLHGVPGVGKTATAEAVAMENRKPLFVITCGDLGLTPHEVESSLKNVFRLAHLWDCVLLLDEADVFLSQRSKLDMKRNALVSVFLRVLEYYNGLLFLTTNRVGTIDEAFKSRIHLSLYYPPLDKTQTREIFRLNIAKLKEIESERSRMTGEPALVIKESDIIDFATKHYEELARSTGCWNGRQIRSAFQIASSLAIHDYSNQAALAHSRGQRAPVAPVLDRTWFEKVQMSTQSFDRHMKKESGAYDAELPLRNTFYEGRFE, encoded by the coding sequence ATGGTTCGCTCAGcacaaagaggaagaggcggtCGTGGTCGTGGCCGTCGCTTCCCACCCATTCCACGACACTtccaccctcctcctccccctcccccgccaCGCGCTGCAAAGCCTCCGCGTCCTCCTCGTGATGGAGAACTTCAGTACATGGTTCTGAAGCAAGAAGCCGAGCGTCGCGAACGCATCCTCGCTGATCGACGCCGGGTCGCCTCCAAATGGCGTCCCAAGATCCCTCAGGTTCGCAAGGTTAACTTTGAGAACTTTAAGAACCGCTTCCAGGACGTCGATGAGCCCGACTATGCCATTGACGTTCTCATGGGCGGTCCTACCACCCAGGCCCAGATCCGCCGCGAGCATGGACAGCGTCGCCGTGAGGAGATTGCTCGTCTCCGACAGAGCTACCTCTCCCTCAAGAACAACGGCTCCGGCTCTTCCCAGAACAAGATCGACGCCTATGAGAAGGCCAGACGTGAGAAGAAGGGCGATGCGCTTCAATCATCTGAAAATGAGATTCAGCGCATCCGTATCCAGTCTCAGCCAGTCCTTGGTCACTTGACTGCCCTCATGAACGACACGGATCAACGATCAACTCCCCGCACCTTCATGAGGCCGTTCAAGGCCTTGGTGCACTTCCAGcccaagatgaaggagattcTTGCCACTCTGGAGGAGAAGTGGGCAGACTTTGAGGAGCTAGACAGCGATCAGTctgaggctgttgagcttTCTGCTGGCGAGGAAGTTGATATCGAGCCCGAGGTCCTGGAGGCCGAAGACATGGGCTCTGccaagggagagggagaggacgaagacgacggcgcTGACACTGAGTCCCTTGAGTCTGTCGACTCCAACGCCGACGAAGACTTCGAGGGCCTCATGGACAGCCCTGAGGCGTTGAGAGACATGCGATGCTATGTCGAGTTCATTGACAACGAAATCCTTCCTCTGCACTCCCGCTTCGATGGTACTGGTGCCGAGAAGGTCAAATTTGACGACCTCTGGTCTCTGTTCCGCGTCGGCGACCTCATCTACATGCCCGCATCCGGCGAGACTGGCGGCCGCTACCACGAGGTCTGGCGTATCTACAAGACGAGGGCCCCTGACCCCGAGACATCGTATCCCACAACTGGATGGGACTTTTTCGAGGATGAACACCAGATCAACGAGAACTCCAAGTTCAAGATCTCGGCCTATTATATCGACCACGATGGCTCCAACTTTGGTGCTGTGCAGCGCAAGTTCGAGATTGAGTCTTTCGTGGGAGAACGCTCCATCGAGTCATTGGAGGTGTTCCCCATCCGATACCGCCACAACCACCAGCAGCTCCTTCAGTCGCTCAAGCAGCAGGGCCGCAAGTTCATGGACTACCTTGAGGATCGCCACCAGCAGTACAGCGCCTGGACCCTGACCAGGAACCCGCCCTCTGGTCAGACGGAGCCAGATGAGGAGATTCTGGACGACCAGGAGTACCAGAAGATGCGCCACCCCGAGTTCGTCGAGAGTGATCTCATTGTCGATCTCACAGAGGCGTATCAGAAGATGCCTGACTGGATGCCGAGATTCCATCAGCTGACCATGAACAAGTCAATCCGATGTGAGatcaaggatgatgagatgccGATCCAGCATTGGTTCAACGGCTCTCGCGGAACTCTCGCGTACTCACAGTCTGAGATTATCCAGCACGCAGATGGAGTTGAGACCCGCCAGCGACGTGACAACCTGGCGGCTGATTCCTTCCTGCGCTACCGTATCAAGGGCAGCCGAACCTTTGAGACGGACCCCAAGGCTTTGGAGCTTCGTGACGAAGACCTGGTTCTTCTTCCCAAGCGCATGTTTGCCTATGCCCTCCGAGAGCGTCGCTTCTGGCCCATTGACTTGAACTTCCTCAAGCCGGTGCGTCGGGAGCCCGGAGTCTTCGAGAACCTCCGAATCCAGAGCGACTACAAGGATGTCGTGCGTGGTTTGGTCATGTCTCATTTCCAGAAGAAGGCTCTGGAGCGCAAGTATGCAGACATTGCCACTGAGGGTCCCAGCCAGGATCTGATTCAGGGCAAGGGTCGTGGTCTTGTTGTCCTTCTCCACGGTGTTCCCGGTGTCGGAAAGACAGCCACGGCAGAGGCTGTGGCCATGGAGAACCGCAAGCCACTGTTCGTCATTACCTGCGGTGACCTTGGTCTGACGCCCCACGAGGTTGAGTCTTCGCTCAAGAACGTGTTCCGTCTCGCCCACCTGTGGGACTgtgttctcctcctcgatgaggCCGATGTCTTCCTGTCGCAGCGTTCCAAGCTGGACATGAAGCGAAATGCTCTTGTCTCGGTGTTCCTCCGAGTCCTGGAGTACTACAACGGTCTGTTGTTCCTCACCACCAACCGAGTCGGCACCATCGACGAGGCCTTCAAGTCTCGTATTCACCTGTCCCTGTACTATCCTCCTCTGGATAAGACGCAGACCCGCGAAATCTTCCGCCTGAAcatcgccaagctcaaggagatcgaGTCGGAGCGCAGCAGGATGACAGGCGAACCCGCCCTAGTGATCAAGGAAAGCGATATCATCGACTTTGCCACCAAGCACTACGAGGAGCTCGCCAGATCTACCGGCTGCTGGAACGGTCGGCAGATCCGAAGCGCCTTCCAGATCGCATCTAGCCTTGCCATCCACGACTATTCCAACCAGGCGGCGCTGGCTCACTCTCGTGGCCAGCGTGCTCCTGTCGCACCTGTTCTGGATAGGACGTGGTTCGAGAAGGTGCAGATGTCGACTCAGAGCTTCGATCGCCACATGAAGAAGGAGTCGGGAGCTTATGATGCTGAACTGCCTCTTCGAAACACGTTCTATGAGGGCCGATTCGAGTAA
- a CDS encoding Sulfatase domain-containing protein has translation MLRISAVSFETPLRVALTLFSRFANRKFFFTFAALAVWNAKITHIHAHLSAVPAHQLRQWGYSFFAQDVAILVLIRLLLDRWVVGLAFVSRLAIYFLTSIIILYNAALGIIAVSFYLVAGSEIHLRNVSLPTDPSSRALILSGSLSFTAVLSLTLLFSWLLQDFCYSFWGYAADVANWPFATTLRLFRRIRPQSAYSQIPQLDIEDPAKFVYDDESFSSSIFDDDAQRQTLSVPLRLAQRLIERLGLDIAPSKLKSFLNISTYTLVTIALLALVFSAFARPHDRSLIFLSWTTALLPFVDFSASSPMLEQLPSVFGTGIQRTWDHRTALADPAPLDWLPKDNMLAGFEDWYSGREHYSTNADPLKISNLDDDVLSELRDKLQHVPVKHVLLFFLESTRNDVFPIKKDTVLYDRLVDSFPDKKLPKEAMDRLATLTPTANYITGDYDDGFERDEASKIKRGGLRFTNAHTTGTYTLKSLVGTLCGVAPLMADFNLDYRHHVYQPCLAQVFEALNKLGGSEEEDAHPYNASKWQSYYYQAATMLYDKQYELVSGLGFPQEHIISREYLRSPNATHGPVTLPNINAFAFEEDPLEDYFRDVFVSAKEKDERVFLTHLTSTSHHAFKMPEHEQYVPVANGLDMLSHYVNSEGYDDKWLRKVLDLLDEQGVANETLIVFVGDHGLSMPENDVVSPYYNPNVGIDHVPLVFSHPLLPAFDVHDAVHSSQIVPTILDLLVETGSLNKASRQAATDMMRNYEGQSLIRPMQKFNNETGQGNWQFTVVNPGRAVVTARDARYPERHLVVPIIDNVEWRLSNLTADPAEHDSVQGFDFISFLGSVERKHGTEVAHWVEEGAFISRWWVEENSKRWRFGAYSDREP, from the coding sequence ATGCTCCGGATATCGGCAGTCTCCTTTGAGACGCCTCTACGGGTTGCCCTCACCCTCTTCTCGCGCTTCGCGAACCGGAAGTTCTTCTTCACGTTTGCTGCTCTCGCTGTTTGGAACGCCAAGATCACTCACATACATGCTCATCTCTCTGCCGTGCCCGCACACCAACTGCGACAATGGGGCTACTCGTTCTTTGCCCAAGATGTCGCCATCCTTGTCTTGATACGGCTCCTCCTTGATCGCTGGGTGGTCGGCTTGGCTTTTGTGTCGCGCCTGGCGATATACTTCTTgaccagcatcatcatcctttACAACGCCGCTCTTGGCATTATCGCAGTCTCTTTTTACCTCGTCGCAGGCTCCGAGATCCACCTGCGAAACGTTTCTCTCCCCACCGATCCTTCGTCGCGAGCTCTGATCCTGTCAGGAAGCTTGTCATTCACGGCCGTCCTTTCTCTTACTCTCCTCTTCAGCTGGCTGCTACAAGACTTCTGTTACAGCTTCTGGGGCTACGCGGCCGATGTCGCCAACTGGCCCTTTGCGACAACATTGCGACTGTTCCGCCGGATTCGTCCCCAATCCGCCTACTCCCAGATCCCCCAGCTCGACATCGAAGACCCCGCCAAATTCGTGTACGATGACGAGAGTTTCTCCAGCAGCAtctttgacgatgatgcGCAGCGCCAGACGCTGTCCGTACCGCTTCGACTTGCCCAGCGACTGATTGAGAGATTGGGACTTGACATCGCACCATCGAAGCTCAAGTCCTTCCTCAATATCTCTACGTACACCCTCGTCACAATCGCCCTCCTCGCACTTGTCTTCTCGGCTTTTGCGCGACCCCACGACCGATCGCTTATCTTCCTTTCTTGGACGACCGCATTGCTGCCATTCGTCGacttctcagcctcgtcgcCGATGCTCGAACAACTGCCTTCGGTATTCGGCACTGGCATTCAACGTACCTGGGATCACCGAACAGCCCTTGCCGATCCGGCGCCTCTAGACTGGCTGCCAAAGGATAACATGCTGGCGGGCTTTGAGGACTGGTATTCAGGGAGAGAGCATTACAGCACAAACGCCGACCCCTTGAAGATTTCgaacctcgacgacgatgtgcTATCCGAGCTGCGCGACAAGTTACAACATGTCCCCGTGAAGCATGtacttctcttctttctcgaGAGCACGAGGAATGACGTCTTCCCCATAAAGAAGGACACTGTCCTATACGATCGTCTGGTCGATTCTTTCCCTGACAAGAAGCTCCCAAAGGAGGCAATGGATCGGCTCGCGACACTGACACCGACCGCCAACTACATCACTGGCGACTACGACGACGGTTTCGAGCGAGATGAAGCATCCAAAATCAAGCGTGGAGGCCTTCGCTTCACCAATGCGCATACAACGGGCACATACACGCTCAAGAGCTTGGTTGGTACACTCTGCGGCGTCGCGCCCTTGATGGCCGACTTCAACCTCGACTACCGGCACCATGTGTATCAGCCTTGTTTGGCGCAGGTTTTTGAAGCCTTGAACAAGCTGGGAGGctcggaagaggaggatgcgcaCCCATATAATGCTTCAAAATGGCAATCGTACTATTACCAGGCCGCCACCATGCTATACGACAAGCAATACGAGCTTGTCTCTGGCCTCGGATTTCCACAGGAGCACATCATCAGCCGAGAATATCTTCGATCGCCAAATGCCACTCACGGACCCGTCACATTGCCCAACATCAATGCCTTTGCTTTTGAGGAGGATCCGCTCGAAGACTATTTCCGCGACGTCTTTGTTTCGGCCAAGGAAAAGGACGAGAGAGTCTTCCTCACGCACTTGACCAGTACGAGCCACCACGCCTTCAAGATGCCCGAACACGAGCAATACGTGCCCGTGGCGAACGGTCTCGATATGCTGTCGCATTATGTCAACTCGGAGGGTTACGACGACAAATGGTTGCGCAAGGTTCTGGACCTTTTGGATGAGCAGGGCGTCGCCAATGAGACTCTAATCGTCTTTGTTGGTGACCATGGCCTTTCGATGCCCGAAAACGACGTCGTTTCACCTTATTACAACCCCAATGTCGGCATCGACCATGTTCCTCTTGTCTTCTCTCATCCTCTGTTGCCCGCCTTTGACGTTCACGATGCGGTGCATTCGTCGCAGATCGTTCCGACCATCTTGGACTTGCTCGTAGAGACGGGATCATTAAACAAGGCGAGCCGCCAAGCAGCGACTGATATGATGCGCAATTACGAAGGACAATCTCTCATTCGACCGATGCAAAAATTCAACAATGAAACAGGCCAGGGAAACTGGCAGTTCACGGTTGTCAACCCCGGAAGAGCTGTGGTAACTGCTCGCGATGCGCGTTACCCCGAGAGACATCTCGTGGTGCCCATCATCGACAACGTCGAGTGGCGACTCAGCAACCTCACAGCCGACCCTGCCGAGCATGATTCCGTGCAGGGCTTCGATTTTATTTCCTTTCTGGGTAGTGTCGAGCGAAAGCACGGCACAGAAGTGGCACACTGGGTAGAAGAGGGGGCATTCATCAGCAGGTGGTGGGTAGAAGAGAACAGCAAGCGCTGGCGTTTTGGAGCATACTCGGATCGAGAGCCTTGA